A single region of the Phalacrocorax carbo chromosome 4, bPhaCar2.1, whole genome shotgun sequence genome encodes:
- the ANKRD37 gene encoding ankyrin repeat domain-containing protein 37 has protein sequence MLVLGCSSESGSFSNLFEAGTGVNAPADAFGQSPAHLAACGGEAFFLLWQLQTGANLNQQDCLGEAPIHKAAKAGSLECLALLVAGDAKIDLCNNSGQTAADLALAYGFLECAKFLTTIQHTRTMTLRGESGYSLSDKRSLLREDPAPQKVERETGRSISRKRRRSDDLVS, from the exons TCCGGTAGTTTCAGCAATCTGTTTGAGGCAGGAACCGGTGTGAACGCACCTGCAGATGCTTTTGGTCAGTCTCCAGCTCACTTGGCTGCTTGTGGTGGTGAAGCTTTTTTCCTACTTTGGCAACTGCAGACAGGAGCGAATTTGAACCAACAG GATTGCCTTGGAGAAGCCCCAATCCataaagcagcaaaagctgGGAGCTTGGAATGTCTTGCTCTTCTTGTTGCTGGTGATGCCAAAATTGA CTTGTGCAACAACAGTggacaaacagcagcagaccTCGCGCTGGCCTATGGCTTTCTGGAATGCGCCAAGTTCCTCACGACAATTCAGCACACTCGGACAATGACACTGAGAGGAGAGTCTGGCTACTCGCTAAGTGACAAACGCAGCTTGCTGCGAGAGGATCCAGCTCCACAGAAAGTTGAAAGAGAAACTGGCAGATCCATaagcaggaagaggagaagatCAGATG ATCTTGTCTCCTAA